In Candidatus Sulfurimonas marisnigri, a single genomic region encodes these proteins:
- a CDS encoding RrF2 family transcriptional regulator, with product MLITRASEYAILSLIVLSKADSPMDSETLSKQLSIPKSFLAKILQSLAKSKILKSYKGVNGGFALLLDPEDINMLQVMACVEGKTPTVFDCSISEVDCPSEKAHLCSIWPFLSKLQIKIDSFLAEMTLADILKK from the coding sequence ATGTTAATAACTCGTGCTAGTGAATATGCGATTCTCTCTCTAATAGTTTTGTCTAAAGCAGATTCTCCAATGGACAGTGAAACGCTATCTAAGCAGCTATCTATACCTAAAAGTTTTTTAGCAAAAATCCTACAATCTCTAGCCAAGTCAAAGATACTAAAGTCATACAAAGGTGTAAATGGCGGTTTTGCTCTTTTGCTTGACCCTGAAGATATAAATATGTTGCAAGTTATGGCTTGTGTGGAGGGTAAAACTCCGACTGTTTTTGATTGCTCAATATCAGAAGTTGATTGCCCTTCAGAAAAAGCTCACCTATGCTCCATTTGGCCTTTTTTAAGTAAACTTCAAATAAAAATAGACTCATTTTTAGCAGAAATGACTTTA
- the rpsO gene encoding 30S ribosomal protein S15: MALNSAKIQELVTTYGRKENDTGSSEVQIALLTERIRDLTEHLKIFKKDHASRLGLLKLVGQRRRLMKYFKRKDKNSYLKLVEDLGIRDNI; encoded by the coding sequence ATGGCTTTAAATTCGGCTAAAATACAAGAACTAGTTACTACATATGGTCGCAAAGAAAATGACACTGGTTCAAGTGAAGTTCAAATTGCACTATTAACAGAGAGAATCAGAGATTTAACTGAACATTTGAAAATATTCAAAAAAGATCACGCATCTAGACTTGGTTTATTAAAACTAGTTGGTCAGCGTCGTCGTTTGATGAAATATTTCAAAAGAAAAGATAAAAATTCTTATCTTAAACTAGTAGAAGATTTAGGTATTCGCGATAATATCTAA
- the kdsB gene encoding 3-deoxy-manno-octulosonate cytidylyltransferase, whose translation MIIIPARLASTRFPQKVLEDIGGLPMVIRTAKRVAHLDRVVVAADDELIISTCKEHGVEAMLTSTTHKSGTDRINECANILNVDDNELIINVQADEPFIEPEVVESLINRLKTLQNNNESFIMGSCYNSINAESAEDPNLVKVVLDGQDNAIYFSRAKIPFNQGGGAKYFGHIGIYGFTKKSLKEFCNLNDAPIEDIEKLEQLRAIYHQKKITMVKVASTGFGIDTKEDLDRAIEIFL comes from the coding sequence ATGATTATTATTCCAGCTAGATTGGCCTCAACAAGATTTCCACAAAAAGTACTTGAAGATATTGGTGGATTACCTATGGTTATAAGAACAGCTAAAAGAGTAGCTCACTTAGACAGAGTAGTAGTTGCAGCAGATGATGAACTAATTATCTCTACATGTAAAGAGCATGGAGTGGAAGCAATGCTCACATCTACAACACATAAAAGTGGTACAGACCGCATAAATGAGTGTGCAAATATTTTAAATGTAGATGATAATGAACTTATAATAAATGTTCAAGCTGATGAGCCTTTTATTGAGCCTGAAGTTGTTGAGTCTCTTATAAACAGACTTAAAACTCTTCAAAATAACAACGAGAGTTTCATCATGGGAAGTTGTTATAACTCTATAAATGCTGAATCCGCCGAAGACCCAAACCTTGTAAAAGTTGTTTTAGACGGCCAAGACAATGCCATATATTTTTCTCGTGCAAAAATACCTTTTAATCAAGGAGGAGGTGCCAAATATTTTGGTCATATTGGTATTTATGGATTTACCAAAAAGAGTCTTAAAGAGTTTTGCAACCTTAATGATGCACCGATAGAAGACATAGAGAAACTGGAACAACTTCGTGCAATTTATCACCAAAAAAAGATAACTATGGTTAAGGTCGCTAGTACTGGGTTTGGGATTGATACAAAAGAGGATTTGGATAGAGCTATAGAGATTTTTCTTTAG